The following are encoded together in the Tepidiforma bonchosmolovskayae genome:
- the glmU gene encoding bifunctional UDP-N-acetylglucosamine diphosphorylase/glucosamine-1-phosphate N-acetyltransferase GlmU — protein sequence MSGTGVVVLAAGLGTRMRSRLPKVLHPVCGVPMVRHVVAAAKTLKPARIVVVTGHGAELVEAALADAGAMFVRQETLDGTAGAVRRCEGALAGCDRVVVLNGDAPLITGESLARLAAAAEGRLLAFATCRVEQPGRLGRVVRDAGGAAAVVEAAEYEGPEGPAEINAGQYVFDAAWLWLRLAEIPLSAKGEYYLTHLVAMAADEGRPAATVEIPAAEALGVDDRVKLAEAEAVLRRRILERHMLAGVTVEDPATTFIGAEAELGQDVTVLAGSRIEGRSAVAEGAVIGPNTTLRNAQVGRGTRVEASVVEDSAIGERCTVGPFAHIRGGAVIGDDCEVRNYAEVKNSRLGRGVKMHHFSYLGDAEVGDGTNIGAGTITCNYDGVAKHRTTIGRGVFIGSDTMLIAPVTVGDGAFTATGAVVTRDVPAGVSVRGVPAKPFERKERGQTSP from the coding sequence GTGAGCGGGACCGGTGTGGTGGTGCTGGCCGCGGGCCTGGGCACGCGGATGCGGTCGCGGCTCCCGAAGGTGCTCCACCCGGTGTGCGGCGTGCCGATGGTGCGGCACGTCGTGGCGGCGGCGAAGACGCTGAAGCCGGCCCGGATTGTGGTGGTCACCGGGCACGGTGCAGAGCTGGTGGAGGCCGCGCTGGCGGACGCAGGGGCCATGTTCGTGCGGCAGGAGACCCTGGATGGAACGGCGGGTGCGGTGCGGCGGTGCGAGGGCGCGCTCGCGGGGTGCGACCGCGTCGTGGTGCTGAACGGCGACGCGCCGCTTATTACCGGCGAGTCGCTGGCGCGGCTGGCGGCAGCGGCAGAGGGCAGGCTGCTGGCGTTCGCGACCTGCCGTGTGGAGCAGCCGGGCCGGCTTGGCCGGGTGGTCCGCGACGCCGGCGGCGCGGCGGCGGTCGTGGAGGCTGCGGAGTACGAAGGCCCGGAGGGCCCGGCCGAGATCAACGCAGGGCAGTACGTGTTCGATGCCGCGTGGCTCTGGTTGCGCCTGGCGGAGATTCCGCTCAGCGCGAAGGGGGAGTACTACCTGACGCACCTGGTGGCCATGGCGGCAGATGAGGGCCGGCCTGCAGCCACGGTGGAGATCCCTGCAGCAGAGGCGCTCGGGGTGGACGACCGCGTCAAGCTGGCGGAGGCGGAGGCAGTGCTCCGGCGGCGGATCCTGGAACGGCACATGCTGGCCGGGGTGACGGTCGAAGACCCTGCGACGACGTTCATCGGCGCGGAGGCGGAGCTCGGGCAGGACGTGACGGTGCTGGCGGGGAGCCGTATCGAGGGGAGGAGCGCCGTTGCAGAGGGCGCCGTCATCGGCCCGAATACGACGCTTCGCAATGCGCAGGTCGGCCGCGGCACGCGGGTTGAGGCGTCGGTGGTGGAGGATTCGGCCATCGGCGAGCGGTGCACCGTGGGGCCGTTTGCGCACATCCGCGGGGGCGCGGTCATCGGTGACGACTGCGAGGTTCGGAACTACGCCGAGGTGAAGAATTCGCGGCTGGGCCGCGGGGTGAAGATGCACCACTTCAGCTATCTCGGCGATGCCGAGGTGGGCGACGGCACGAACATCGGAGCCGGGACGATCACCTGCAATTACGACGGAGTTGCCAAGCACCGGACGACCATCGGGCGGGGAGTGTTCATCGGCTCGGACACGATGCTGATTGCGCCCGTGACGGTGGGGGACGGGGCGTTCACTGCAACGGGCGCGGTAGTCACACGCGATGTGCCGGCAGGGGTGAGCGTGCGGGGCGTCCCGGCGAAGCCGTTCGAGCGAAAGGAGCGCGGGCAGACCTCGCCCTGA
- a CDS encoding hemolysin family protein: protein MEPSSLLSVVVVIAGTAALAAIAAAEAALERANDVRIRALAARGNRQAQRIATTVEQPGRYLGTITAARVLVASLVISLLAYLGAERYGPFRGAVGFGMAGGACMAMVQMAVGMVVARAPEYAALKLSGVAVATRRAFAVPAFVLGLPAALAARSIRLVTPEPETDILALVEREEAQGGVEEQERRMIRGVIALEDKTAREIMVPRIDVAAVDITATVGEVAAVVTERGFSRVPVYRESIDDIVGIVYAKDLLRAMADGGKDRPIRELVREAYFIPESKRLDELLTEMQARRTHMAIVVDEYGGTAGIVTIEDLLEEIVGEIEDEYDVARPAVEVISPDEVVLDASTSTDALRELFGVEVESEDFDTIGGFLIHHLGRLPAVGDEVEVDGLTLRVLSMSGRRVRRLRISRQRSREPEEVAAN from the coding sequence ATGGAACCTTCCAGTTTGCTTTCGGTCGTGGTCGTCATCGCGGGAACGGCAGCGCTGGCTGCCATCGCAGCGGCGGAGGCCGCGCTCGAGCGGGCGAATGATGTCCGTATCCGCGCGCTGGCTGCGCGGGGCAACCGGCAGGCGCAGCGCATTGCGACCACGGTCGAACAGCCGGGGAGGTACCTCGGCACCATTACGGCCGCGCGGGTACTCGTCGCGTCGCTGGTGATTTCGCTGCTGGCCTACCTTGGGGCTGAGCGGTATGGCCCCTTCCGGGGGGCGGTCGGCTTCGGGATGGCCGGCGGGGCGTGCATGGCGATGGTGCAGATGGCTGTCGGGATGGTGGTGGCCCGCGCGCCGGAGTACGCGGCGCTCAAGCTCTCGGGTGTGGCGGTGGCGACCCGGCGGGCATTTGCGGTGCCGGCCTTTGTGCTCGGCCTGCCGGCGGCGCTGGCGGCGCGGTCGATCCGGCTGGTCACGCCGGAGCCGGAAACGGACATCCTCGCGCTCGTGGAGCGGGAGGAGGCCCAGGGGGGTGTGGAGGAGCAGGAGCGGCGGATGATCCGCGGCGTGATCGCGCTGGAGGACAAGACGGCGCGGGAGATCATGGTGCCGCGCATCGACGTCGCCGCGGTGGACATCACGGCGACGGTCGGGGAGGTGGCAGCGGTCGTGACGGAGCGGGGGTTCAGCCGGGTGCCGGTGTACCGGGAGAGCATCGACGACATCGTCGGCATCGTGTATGCCAAGGACCTGCTCCGGGCGATGGCCGACGGGGGCAAGGACCGGCCGATCCGCGAGCTGGTGCGCGAGGCGTACTTCATCCCCGAGTCGAAACGGCTCGACGAGCTGCTGACGGAGATGCAGGCGCGCCGGACCCACATGGCAATTGTGGTTGACGAGTATGGCGGGACGGCCGGCATTGTGACGATCGAGGACCTGCTCGAGGAGATCGTGGGGGAGATCGAGGACGAGTACGACGTCGCGCGGCCGGCGGTCGAGGTGATTTCGCCGGACGAGGTGGTGCTCGATGCGAGCACCAGTACTGATGCCCTGCGGGAGCTGTTCGGCGTTGAGGTGGAGTCGGAGGATTTCGACACGATCGGCGGGTTCCTGATCCACCACCTCGGGCGGCTCCCGGCGGTGGGCGACGAAGTGGAGGTGGACGGGCTGACGCTGCGGGTGCTGAGCATGTCGGGCCGGCGGGTGCGGCGGCTGCGGATTTCGCGCCAGCGCTCCCGCGAGCCGGAGGAAGTTGCGGCGAACTGA
- a CDS encoding baseplate J/gp47 family protein — protein sequence MRRLLRHAEETGRVVAVATRSRALADRAREAGLPVARRPHQVRWDAAGRYVVRLGPVSFIAPAIGRFVQVAIIAGIAALALFLALFLAPSATVVAYPPTETLAETVTITAVRDLAAPDYGARRLPAVAVSASRSYTLAVPATGTVRVGVGYARANVTITNPTSADVVVTAGTVLLAGPDFLDFELEADVTVPRNGTASAAVIARQPGERYNLPAGSITGWFDERYRFLGVTNPAPAAGGTSEPRPAPSEADVIAIRQLAASLADSDAVREDLAAARPRDAVFLRTASASAKLGTPRPAIGTPSPVLLLDVTVEVTALAVTEPVLRELAVRALVPPGSRGELLAETVRASETGAATYDAGAEAFTTSLRLSAEFARGVTAADVEAAVKGKRPSEARSTLRERYAIDEADVRVVPGWAPFLPRFGMRLDVRLASRAEPPAAGTPPATRE from the coding sequence ATGCGCCGTCTCCTCCGCCACGCCGAGGAGACCGGCCGCGTCGTCGCCGTCGCTACCCGCTCCCGCGCCCTCGCCGACCGCGCCCGCGAGGCCGGTCTCCCGGTCGCCCGCCGCCCGCACCAGGTCCGCTGGGACGCCGCCGGCCGGTATGTCGTCCGCCTGGGCCCGGTGTCGTTCATCGCCCCCGCTATCGGGCGGTTCGTCCAGGTGGCCATCATCGCCGGCATCGCCGCACTGGCCCTCTTCCTGGCCCTCTTCCTCGCCCCATCCGCCACCGTCGTCGCCTATCCCCCGACAGAGACGCTCGCCGAGACGGTCACCATCACCGCGGTCCGCGACCTCGCCGCCCCCGACTACGGCGCCCGACGCCTGCCCGCTGTTGCCGTCTCGGCATCGCGCTCCTACACGCTCGCCGTCCCCGCTACGGGCACCGTCCGCGTCGGGGTCGGGTACGCCCGCGCAAACGTGACCATCACCAACCCCACCTCCGCCGATGTCGTCGTCACTGCCGGGACCGTCCTCCTCGCCGGTCCCGATTTCCTCGACTTTGAACTCGAAGCCGACGTCACGGTGCCGCGCAACGGCACGGCCTCCGCGGCCGTAATCGCCCGTCAGCCCGGCGAGCGGTACAACCTCCCCGCGGGCTCCATCACCGGCTGGTTCGACGAACGCTACCGCTTCCTCGGCGTGACCAACCCCGCGCCCGCTGCCGGCGGCACCAGCGAACCCCGCCCCGCGCCCTCTGAAGCCGACGTCATCGCCATCCGCCAGCTCGCTGCGAGCCTCGCCGATTCCGACGCCGTCCGCGAGGACCTCGCCGCCGCCCGCCCCCGCGACGCCGTGTTCCTGCGCACCGCATCCGCCTCGGCGAAGCTCGGCACGCCGCGCCCCGCCATCGGCACGCCGTCCCCGGTCCTCCTCCTCGACGTCACCGTCGAAGTCACCGCGCTGGCGGTAACCGAGCCGGTCCTCCGCGAGCTGGCCGTGCGTGCCCTTGTGCCCCCCGGCTCCCGCGGCGAGCTCCTCGCCGAAACCGTCCGCGCCAGCGAAACGGGCGCCGCCACGTACGACGCCGGGGCGGAAGCCTTCACCACCAGCCTCCGCCTCTCCGCCGAGTTCGCCCGCGGCGTCACCGCAGCCGATGTTGAAGCCGCCGTCAAAGGGAAGCGCCCCTCCGAGGCGCGTTCGACCCTCCGCGAGCGGTATGCTATCGATGAAGCCGACGTGCGCGTCGTCCCCGGCTGGGCGCCGTTTCTGCCCCGCTTCGGGATGCGGCTGGATGTCCGCCTCGCCTCCCGCGCGGAGCCGCCCGCCGCCGGCACACCTCCAGCGACTCGCGAATGA
- the dprA gene encoding DNA-processing protein DprA yields MGEGDELPYWLALRRAGLGTTSFALLIAKFGSIAEAWNAPPGELKAAGIDEPYVRSVARVKASFDAEEELRKLERAGARALTWRDAEYPQRLREIPQSPPVLVVRGNAGPEFAHAVAVVGTRSVTPYGRQAAETFCAALAELGVAIISGLARGVDAIAHRVALEHGAPTVAVLAGGVDQVYPRENAGLAERIAENGCLVSEYPLGTPARRDFFPRRNRILSGLARAVLVVEAGEGSGALHTANWAFEQGRDVFAVPGSIFSLQSAGTNQLIRENTAKLVARPEQLAEELNLLHAGAQLPLPGAAAPAAQAAQVARAAAAASDDPILQLLAAGPLHIDELVRALGRPAAEVSGALALLEIDGLVRQAGPMTYAIA; encoded by the coding sequence ATGGGCGAGGGCGATGAGCTGCCGTACTGGCTGGCGCTGCGGCGGGCCGGGCTGGGAACGACGAGCTTTGCGCTGCTGATCGCGAAGTTCGGGTCGATTGCCGAGGCGTGGAACGCGCCGCCGGGGGAACTGAAGGCGGCCGGCATCGACGAGCCGTATGTCCGGAGCGTGGCCCGGGTCAAGGCGTCGTTCGATGCAGAGGAGGAGCTGCGAAAGCTGGAGCGGGCCGGCGCCCGCGCGCTGACCTGGCGCGACGCGGAGTATCCGCAGCGGCTCCGGGAGATCCCGCAGAGCCCCCCGGTGCTGGTGGTGCGGGGGAATGCGGGGCCGGAGTTCGCCCATGCGGTGGCGGTGGTCGGGACGCGGAGCGTGACCCCGTACGGGCGCCAGGCGGCGGAGACGTTCTGTGCGGCGCTCGCGGAGCTGGGAGTGGCAATCATCAGCGGGCTGGCGCGCGGAGTCGATGCGATTGCGCACCGGGTGGCGCTCGAGCACGGGGCGCCCACGGTGGCGGTGCTGGCCGGCGGGGTAGACCAGGTGTACCCGCGCGAGAACGCCGGGCTGGCGGAGCGGATCGCGGAGAACGGGTGCCTGGTGAGCGAGTACCCGCTCGGGACGCCGGCGCGGCGGGATTTCTTCCCGCGGCGGAACCGGATTCTTTCGGGGCTGGCGCGGGCGGTGCTGGTGGTGGAGGCGGGGGAGGGAAGCGGCGCGCTTCACACAGCGAACTGGGCGTTCGAGCAGGGGCGGGACGTCTTTGCGGTGCCGGGGAGCATTTTCTCGCTGCAGAGCGCGGGGACGAACCAGCTGATTCGCGAGAACACGGCGAAGCTGGTGGCCAGGCCGGAGCAGCTGGCGGAGGAGCTGAACCTGCTCCATGCCGGCGCCCAGCTGCCGCTGCCCGGCGCGGCGGCGCCGGCCGCCCAGGCGGCGCAGGTAGCCCGGGCCGCGGCGGCAGCGAGCGACGACCCGATCCTGCAGCTGCTGGCCGCCGGTCCGCTGCACATCGATGAGCTGGTCCGGGCGCTCGGGCGGCCGGCGGCTGAGGTTTCGGGGGCGCTTGCCCTCCTGGAAATCGACGGGCTCGTTCGGCAGGCGGGGCCGATGACCTACGCCATCGCCTGA
- the alaS gene encoding alanine--tRNA ligase — MSNPPRTSDEIRDAFISFFKERGHVLLPPWPLVPIGDPTSMFTSAGMQQFKPQFMGEEPPAAPRVVTVQRCFRTTDIEEVGDLSHLTAFEMLGNFSFGDYFKREAIRWAWELLTDVYRLDPSRLHATIYLDDDDSYGFWREVGLPDDHIHRRDEDLNYWFSFPKDTPGASGPCGPDSEIYYDLDPSRDPAEARLYTGPDGRPAGVGYSDRFLEIWNLVFMQLYQHPDGRRTSLPAQNIDTGSGLERVAMVLQGKRSVFETDIFLPILAEAQAVVGVDYLGGAATELQAYAIRAMAEHCRAATLLIGDGVVPSNEGRGYVLRRVIRRAIYFARKVGVREPFTHRLAAAAIGRLGGYYPHLVENQAFIQRALSAEEERFTRTLEAGTHRLEDLLERLRAAGASTIPGDEAFTLYDTFGLPVELTREIAAAEGFDLDDAGFHAALEAQRARARQQGAFLKGEVSPVIQQLGDDHSNFVGYTHTEADAAVVAILRGGTLADLVTEGQEAELVLSTTPFYPEGGGQVGDRGNIVTPSGVFLVEDTQASGGAIVHRGRVVEGEIRASQRATATVDLHWRRGAARNHTGTHILHAALRAVLGTHVRQQGSLVTPDRLRFDFTHLEQTPREALAEVQQLANEKVRHDLEVQWRTTGYRQAIEAGALAFFGDKYGSEVRVVEIRENSHVFSAELCGGTHVHHTGQIGFIHIIREGAVAAGTRRIEAVTGRAAETYLLEQQDRLLRIAERLNTSPAEVEDRIDALQSELERLRKQAEQLARVQAAALAEGLVAGAERVGEAALVVARVDALSQDVLRDVADRLRGRLKSALVILAADIEGRPAFLAAATPDLVARGVHAGTIIRAVAQAAGGGGGGRPDLAQAGAKDPSRIDAALAEGRRLGLEALSG, encoded by the coding sequence ATGAGCAACCCGCCGCGCACCTCCGACGAAATCCGCGACGCCTTTATTTCGTTCTTCAAAGAACGCGGACACGTCCTGCTGCCGCCCTGGCCGCTCGTCCCCATCGGCGACCCAACCTCCATGTTCACCTCGGCCGGCATGCAGCAGTTCAAGCCCCAGTTCATGGGCGAAGAACCCCCGGCCGCGCCCCGCGTCGTTACCGTCCAGCGCTGCTTCCGCACCACCGACATCGAAGAGGTCGGCGACCTCAGCCACCTCACCGCCTTCGAAATGCTCGGCAATTTCAGCTTCGGCGACTATTTCAAGCGCGAAGCCATCCGCTGGGCGTGGGAACTCCTGACTGACGTCTACCGGCTCGACCCCTCCCGCCTGCACGCCACCATCTACCTCGACGATGACGACAGCTACGGCTTCTGGCGCGAAGTCGGCCTCCCCGACGACCACATCCACCGGCGCGACGAAGACCTCAACTACTGGTTCTCGTTCCCGAAGGACACCCCCGGCGCCAGCGGCCCCTGCGGCCCCGACAGCGAGATCTACTACGACCTCGACCCCTCCCGCGACCCGGCCGAGGCCCGGCTCTACACCGGTCCCGACGGCCGCCCGGCCGGCGTCGGCTACAGCGACCGGTTCCTCGAAATCTGGAACCTCGTCTTCATGCAGCTCTACCAGCACCCCGACGGCCGCCGCACCAGCCTCCCGGCGCAGAACATCGATACCGGCAGCGGGCTCGAGCGCGTCGCCATGGTCCTCCAGGGCAAGCGCTCCGTCTTCGAAACCGACATCTTCCTGCCCATCCTCGCCGAGGCCCAGGCCGTCGTCGGTGTTGACTACCTCGGCGGCGCCGCCACCGAGCTCCAGGCCTACGCCATCCGCGCCATGGCCGAACATTGCCGCGCCGCCACTCTCCTCATCGGCGACGGCGTCGTCCCAAGCAACGAAGGACGCGGCTACGTCCTCCGCCGCGTCATCCGCCGGGCGATCTACTTCGCCCGCAAGGTCGGCGTCAGGGAGCCGTTCACCCACCGCCTGGCCGCTGCCGCCATCGGCCGGCTCGGCGGCTATTACCCCCACCTCGTCGAGAACCAGGCCTTCATCCAGCGGGCCCTCTCGGCCGAGGAGGAGCGGTTCACCCGCACCCTCGAGGCCGGCACGCACCGGCTCGAAGACCTCCTCGAACGCCTCCGCGCCGCCGGCGCGTCCACCATCCCCGGCGACGAGGCCTTCACCCTTTACGATACCTTCGGCCTCCCCGTCGAACTCACGCGCGAAATCGCTGCCGCCGAAGGGTTCGACCTCGACGACGCCGGCTTCCACGCCGCCCTCGAAGCCCAGCGTGCCCGCGCCCGCCAGCAGGGCGCATTCCTGAAGGGTGAGGTCTCGCCCGTCATCCAGCAGCTCGGCGACGACCACAGCAACTTCGTCGGCTACACCCATACCGAAGCCGATGCCGCCGTGGTTGCCATCCTCCGCGGCGGTACCCTCGCCGACCTCGTCACCGAGGGCCAGGAGGCCGAGCTCGTCCTCTCCACCACGCCCTTCTACCCTGAGGGCGGCGGCCAGGTCGGCGACCGCGGGAACATCGTCACCCCCTCCGGCGTCTTCCTTGTTGAGGATACCCAGGCCTCGGGCGGCGCCATCGTCCACCGCGGCCGCGTCGTCGAGGGGGAGATCCGTGCCAGCCAGCGCGCAACCGCCACCGTCGACCTCCACTGGCGCCGGGGCGCTGCCCGCAACCACACCGGCACCCACATCCTCCACGCTGCCCTCCGCGCCGTCCTCGGCACCCACGTCCGCCAGCAGGGCTCCCTCGTCACGCCCGACCGTCTCCGCTTCGACTTCACCCACCTCGAACAAACGCCCCGCGAAGCCCTCGCCGAGGTCCAGCAGCTCGCCAACGAAAAGGTCCGCCACGACCTCGAGGTCCAGTGGCGGACCACCGGGTACCGCCAGGCGATCGAAGCCGGCGCCCTCGCCTTCTTTGGCGACAAATACGGCAGCGAGGTCCGCGTCGTCGAAATCCGCGAAAACAGCCACGTCTTCAGCGCCGAACTCTGCGGCGGCACCCACGTCCACCACACCGGCCAGATCGGCTTCATCCACATCATCCGCGAGGGCGCCGTCGCCGCCGGCACCCGCCGTATCGAAGCCGTCACCGGCCGCGCCGCCGAGACCTACCTCCTCGAGCAGCAGGACCGTCTCCTTCGCATCGCCGAGCGTCTCAATACCTCGCCGGCCGAGGTCGAAGACCGGATCGACGCCCTCCAGTCCGAACTCGAGCGCCTCCGCAAACAGGCCGAGCAGCTCGCCCGCGTCCAGGCCGCGGCCCTCGCCGAGGGCCTCGTCGCCGGCGCCGAGCGCGTCGGCGAGGCAGCCCTCGTCGTCGCCCGGGTCGACGCCCTCTCCCAGGACGTCCTCCGCGACGTCGCCGACCGCCTTCGCGGCCGGCTCAAGTCCGCCCTCGTCATCCTCGCCGCCGACATCGAAGGCCGCCCGGCCTTCCTCGCCGCCGCAACGCCCGACCTCGTCGCCCGCGGGGTCCATGCCGGCACCATCATCCGCGCCGTCGCCCAGGCTGCCGGCGGCGGCGGCGGCGGTCGCCCCGACCTCGCCCAGGCCGGCGCCAAAGACCCGTCCCGCATCGACGCCGCCCTCGCCGAGGGGCGGCGGCTCGGACTGGAGGCGCTCTCCGGCTAG
- a CDS encoding shikimate dehydrogenase, with protein sequence MSRHVGIIGHPVGHSLSPAFQSAAFAHCGLDVVYERWDTPLADLPGRVAALRAPDVLGANVTVPHKEAVIPLLDEVGGQAARAGAVNTIVNRDGRLFGFNTDGPGFVAALRQEALVEPGGRSFLLLGAGGAARGIALALIDARAARVDIWNRTPARAADLAADLGPPARALADLPALGLYDCLVNCTTIGMRGGPAPDAAPAPLESAGPDLLVVDIVYAPLETPLLREAAARGLHTLGGLPMLIYQGALAFELWTGLPAPVDVMFAAARNELARREGAAR encoded by the coding sequence ATGAGCCGCCACGTCGGCATCATCGGCCACCCCGTCGGGCACTCCCTTTCGCCCGCCTTCCAGTCCGCGGCGTTCGCCCACTGCGGCCTCGATGTTGTCTACGAGCGATGGGACACGCCGCTCGCCGACCTCCCCGGGCGCGTCGCCGCACTCCGCGCCCCCGACGTCCTCGGCGCCAACGTAACCGTACCCCACAAGGAGGCGGTCATCCCCCTCCTCGACGAAGTCGGCGGCCAGGCTGCCCGGGCCGGCGCCGTCAACACCATCGTCAACCGCGACGGCCGCCTCTTCGGCTTCAACACCGATGGACCCGGGTTCGTGGCCGCCCTCCGCCAGGAGGCCCTCGTCGAACCCGGCGGCCGCTCCTTCCTGCTCCTCGGCGCCGGCGGCGCCGCACGGGGCATTGCCCTCGCCCTCATCGATGCCCGCGCCGCCCGGGTCGATATCTGGAACCGCACGCCCGCCCGCGCCGCTGACCTCGCGGCTGACCTCGGCCCTCCCGCCCGCGCCCTCGCAGACCTCCCGGCCCTCGGTCTCTACGATTGTCTCGTGAACTGCACCACCATCGGCATGCGCGGCGGTCCCGCACCCGATGCCGCCCCCGCCCCGCTGGAGTCGGCGGGCCCGGACCTCCTCGTCGTCGATATCGTCTACGCCCCGCTCGAAACCCCCCTCCTTCGCGAGGCTGCGGCCCGCGGGCTTCACACGCTCGGCGGCCTCCCCATGCTCATCTACCAGGGCGCACTCGCCTTCGAACTCTGGACCGGCCTCCCGGCGCCGGTCGACGTCATGTTCGCCGCCGCCCGCAACGAACTCGCCCGCCGCGAAGGAGCTGCCCGGTGA
- the ruvX gene encoding Holliday junction resolvase RuvX codes for MNHQHSAARSRILALDPGEARIGVAISDDLGMFAHPRPAIAGRDRRAALRAIASLVDAEQVSEVVVGLPVSLSGEHGPQARAVEAFVADLRAAVRVPVRTADERLTSAQAARQAPAAARRRDGTLDSLAAALLLQSLLDARRGGA; via the coding sequence ATGAACCACCAGCACTCCGCGGCCCGCAGCCGCATCCTCGCACTCGACCCCGGCGAAGCCCGCATCGGTGTCGCCATCTCCGATGACCTCGGCATGTTCGCCCACCCGCGCCCGGCCATCGCCGGGCGCGACCGGCGCGCCGCCCTCCGGGCAATCGCCAGCCTCGTCGACGCCGAACAGGTCAGCGAAGTCGTCGTCGGGCTGCCCGTCTCCCTGTCGGGCGAGCATGGCCCGCAGGCCCGCGCCGTCGAAGCCTTCGTCGCTGACCTCCGCGCGGCCGTCCGTGTCCCGGTCCGCACCGCCGACGAGCGGCTCACCTCGGCGCAGGCCGCCCGCCAGGCCCCCGCTGCCGCCCGCCGCCGCGACGGCACGCTCGACTCGCTCGCCGCCGCCCTCCTCCTCCAGTCCCTGCTCGACGCCCGCCGGGGTGGAGCATGA
- the mltG gene encoding endolytic transglycosylase MltG: MTKAPVTPFAAAGIGVVVLMALLAAWGIAGTPASVRGGLPAAGAPPAPASTATVPFTLERGASAGDVGRRLEELGVIRSARQFEMLARLMGVQGLLSAGDYLLPGRASALSVIQLLTVREAVPVLRVTFPEGLRIEEMAVIAEQAGFGPRDEFLAAAARARLPAGLAEYLPEGATLQGYLFPDTYIMPVGSTMDDLVAYMIRTLDERFTPELRAAAAARGLNPHQALTLASIVEREAVIPEERPLIAGVFYNRLAAGDRLGADPTVQFAVAQDPASVRQYGWWKKELTIIDLENPSPYNTRLFPGLPPGPIACPGLASIEAVARPAATDYYYFVADAKKGDGSHVFAVTFAEHERNIALYGAP, translated from the coding sequence ATGACGAAGGCTCCTGTGACCCCCTTCGCCGCCGCAGGCATCGGCGTGGTCGTCCTCATGGCGCTCCTCGCCGCGTGGGGCATCGCCGGCACCCCGGCCTCGGTCCGCGGCGGCCTTCCCGCCGCCGGCGCACCGCCGGCTCCGGCATCCACGGCCACCGTCCCGTTCACGCTCGAGCGCGGCGCCTCCGCCGGCGATGTCGGCCGGCGCCTCGAAGAGCTCGGCGTCATCCGCTCTGCCCGCCAGTTCGAAATGCTGGCCCGCCTCATGGGCGTGCAGGGCCTCCTCAGCGCCGGTGATTACCTCCTGCCCGGGCGGGCGAGCGCCCTCTCCGTCATCCAGCTGCTCACCGTCAGGGAGGCCGTGCCCGTCCTCCGCGTCACCTTCCCGGAGGGGCTCCGGATCGAGGAGATGGCCGTCATCGCCGAGCAGGCCGGCTTCGGCCCGCGGGACGAATTCCTTGCTGCGGCAGCCCGCGCCCGGCTCCCGGCCGGGCTCGCCGAGTACCTGCCTGAGGGCGCCACGCTCCAGGGCTACCTCTTCCCCGACACCTACATCATGCCGGTCGGCTCGACCATGGATGACCTCGTCGCCTACATGATCCGCACCCTCGACGAGCGCTTCACCCCCGAGCTGCGCGCCGCTGCCGCTGCGCGCGGCCTCAACCCGCACCAGGCCCTGACCCTCGCGTCGATTGTCGAGCGCGAGGCCGTCATTCCCGAGGAGCGGCCGCTCATCGCCGGCGTCTTCTACAACCGCCTCGCCGCTGGCGACCGGCTCGGCGCCGACCCGACCGTCCAGTTCGCCGTCGCCCAGGACCCTGCCTCCGTCCGCCAGTACGGCTGGTGGAAAAAAGAGCTCACGATCATCGACCTCGAGAACCCCTCGCCCTACAACACTCGCCTCTTCCCCGGCCTCCCGCCCGGCCCCATCGCCTGCCCCGGCCTCGCCTCGATCGAAGCCGTCGCCCGCCCGGCAGCAACCGACTACTACTACTTCGTCGCCGACGCGAAGAAGGGCGACGGTTCCCACGTGTTCGCGGTCACCTTCGCCGAGCACGAGCGGAACATCGCGCTCTACGGAGCCCCATGA